In a genomic window of Corvus moneduloides isolate bCorMon1 chromosome 17, bCorMon1.pri, whole genome shotgun sequence:
- the CASS4 gene encoding cas scaffolding protein family member 4 isoform X2 — translation MKHSLAKALYDNKAECSDELAFRRGDILTVLEQHVLGSEGWWRCSLHGRHGLAPANRLQLLPATPAQSDQPTEPPAGHNIYQVPSVPKAAVLSATYEKMEGWVQAPARGSAAAAQAVYQVPALAAQLLSERTKRSVHQHLFTLPRACRASAPNIRGEVYDVPSAQRRGSLLTQSSATPPSTQKGSVLGRSTESFQEEQKQLYNIPSNPEKAGAGSQKDSAAGNLYDVPPKRELNDSENKSQKKCRGHYNTLPNPRKSEWIYDIPVSPENSGFKANPPGQSVEKQVLYDIPPARYKAPATTTEAKAGNPQLYNIPPSQRKLTLPEIPLYDVPSSRDALPLPQNGSCEVPLSLLAPKAENQISGENVYDIPKGLPSAGHPKKEMENNSDGSGDQARGASPQLSGDTKSENDPFCVSSVDSRSSTLSSSSSSSAESFSTLSALPEPVQEIKLELEEAIETLTRLQHGVSSSIASLMIFVSSKWRLQEHLEKSLEEIHRAVDHIKVSLGEFLAFAQGLKGNASNLTDNNLQARIKKQLEILMNSYKILTETREALNNCSWSLEALVLRKPQSNPDDLDRFVMVARTIPDDIKRFVSIIIANGKLLFRKSEKEQETKQPKVNPECKMAKQIPVPRRVEIESLQRNAPDKTIQSQVPLEKPEENSTEDCDYVQLQAQKVISGKEVAMKSTESNLKVLPCAKKTLNPSRQDLGRKIPLPEHCRLCFAALHKAIGVFTTSLRNQQPPEIFISHSKLIIMVGQKLVDSLCQETQERDARSDVLHSSSRFCSLLKNLALATKTAALKYPNAEATRELWEQTEELAKYTQQFRAMMD, via the exons ATGAAG cacagcctggccaAGGCGCTGTACGACAACAAGGCCGAGTGCTCGGACGAGCTGGCGTTCCGCAGGGGGGACATCCTGACGGTGCTGGAGCAGCACGTGCTGGGCAGCGAGGGCTGGTGGCGGTGCTCCCTGCACGGCCGCCACGGCCTGGCCCCCGCTAACCGCCTGCAGCTCCTGCCGGCCACCCCGGCCCAGAGTGACCAGCCCACGGAGCCGCCAGCGGGACACAACATCTACCAGGTGCCCTCCGTGCCCAAGGCCGCGGTGCTGTCGGCCACCTACGAGAAGATGGAGGGCTGGGTGCAGGCCCCGGCCAGAGGCTCGGCCGCTGCAGCCCAGGCCGTGTACCAGGTGCCGGCCCTGGCGGCGCAGCTGCTCAGCGAGAGGACCAAGCGCTCCGTACACCAG CACCTGTTCACTCTGCCGAGAGCCTGCCGGGCTTCAGCCCCAAACATCAGGGGTGAGGTGTACGATGTCCCCTCCGCACAGCGCCGTGGGTCCCTGCTCACACAG agcagtgccACTCCCCCCAGCACACAGAAGGGCTCCGTGCTGGGCAGATCCACTGAGAGCttccaggaggagcagaagcagctttacaacatcccatccaacccagaaaaagcaggagctggcagccagAAGGACTCAGCAGCAGGCAAT TTATATGACGTCCCTCCCAAAAGAGAACTCAATGactcagaaaataaatctcagaAAAAGTGCCGGGGCCATTACAACACTTTGCCAAACCCTCGGAAATCCGAATGGATCTACGATATTCCGGTATCCCCTGAAAATTCTGGATTCAAAGCAAACCCTCCTGGCCAGTCTGTGGAGAAGCAGGTGCTGTATGACATACCCCCAGCCAGGTACAAGGCTCCAGCCACAACCACGGAAGCCAAGGCTGGAAATCCACAGTTATACAACATTCCACCGAGCCAGCGGAAATTAACCCTTCCAGAAATCCCCCTTTACGACGTTCCATCCTCACGGGATGCGCTCCCCTTGCCACAGAACGGCAGCTGTGAGGTGCCCCTGAGTCTCCTGGCCCCCAAGGCTGAGAATCAGATCTCTGGGGAGAATGTTTATGACATTCCCAAAGGTTTGCCCAGCGCTGGGCACCCCaagaaagagatggaaaacaacAGCGATGGCTCTGGAGACCAAGCACGCGGCGCTTCTCCACAGCTCTCTGGGGACACCAAGTCAGAAAATGACCCTTTTTGTGTCTCTAGTGTggacagcagaagcagcactcTCTCCTCATCCTCCAGCTCTTCTGCTGAGTCGTTTTCTACTCTGTCAGCATTGCCAGAGCCTGTCCAAGAAATTAAACTGGAGCTGGAAGAAGCCATCGAGACCCTGACTCGGCTGCAGCACGGAGTGTCCAGCTCCATTGCCAGCTTAATGATCTTTGTGAGCAGCAAGTGGAGGTTGCAGGAGCACCTGGAGAAAAGCCTGGAGGAGATCCACAGAGCAGTGGACCACATAAAGGTGTCACTGGGAGAGTTCCTGGCCTTTGCTCAAGGCCTGAAGGGAAATGCCTCCAACCTCACTGATAACAACCTGCAGGCCAGGATTAAAAAACAGCTTGAAATCCTCATGAACTCCTACAAAATATTGACAGAAACAAGGGAAGCTCTCAACAACTGCAGCTGGTCCCTGGAGGCTTTGGTGCTCAGGAAGCCCCAGAGCAACCCTGATGACCTGGATCGCTTCGTTATGGTGGCCCGGACAATTCCAGACGATATCAAGAGGTTTGTGTCCATCATCATCGCCAACGGGAAGCTGCTCTTCAGGAAGAGTGAGAAGGAGCAAGAAACGAAGCAACCAAAAGTGAACCCAGAATGCAAAATGGCAAAACAAATCCCAGTGCCAAGAAGAGTAGAAATAGAGTCACTCCAGAGAAATGCTCCTGATAAAACCATCCAAAGCCAGGTCCCTTTGgagaaaccagaagaaaattcCACTGAGGATTGTGATTATGTCCAGTTACAG GCACAGAAAGTCATTTCAGGTAAAGAAGTAGCAATGAAGAGTACAGAGTCAAACCTGAAG GTTTTGCCATGTGCAAAAAAGACTCTGAATCCCAGCAGGCAGGACCTTGGCAGGAAAATCCCCCTCCCAGAGCACTGCAGGCTGTGCTTCGCTGCCCTGCACAAGGCGATCGGGGTGTTCACCACCAGCCTCCGCAACCAGCAGCCGCCCGAAATCTTCATCTCCCACAGCAAACTCATCATCATGGTGGGGCAGAAGCTGGTGGATTCTCTGTGCCAGGAGACCCAGGAGAGGGACGCCCGCAGCGACgtcctgcacagcagcagccgcTTCTGCAGCCTGCTCAAGAACCTGGCCCTGGCCACCAAAACCGCAGCCCTCAAATATCCCAACGCAGAGGCCaccagggagctgtgggagcagacGGAGGAGCTGGCCAAGTACACCCAGCAGTTCAGAGCCATGATGGACTGA
- the CASS4 gene encoding cas scaffolding protein family member 4 isoform X1 gives MTAMDAKPRSNTTAQHSLAKALYDNKAECSDELAFRRGDILTVLEQHVLGSEGWWRCSLHGRHGLAPANRLQLLPATPAQSDQPTEPPAGHNIYQVPSVPKAAVLSATYEKMEGWVQAPARGSAAAAQAVYQVPALAAQLLSERTKRSVHQHLFTLPRACRASAPNIRGEVYDVPSAQRRGSLLTQSSATPPSTQKGSVLGRSTESFQEEQKQLYNIPSNPEKAGAGSQKDSAAGNLYDVPPKRELNDSENKSQKKCRGHYNTLPNPRKSEWIYDIPVSPENSGFKANPPGQSVEKQVLYDIPPARYKAPATTTEAKAGNPQLYNIPPSQRKLTLPEIPLYDVPSSRDALPLPQNGSCEVPLSLLAPKAENQISGENVYDIPKGLPSAGHPKKEMENNSDGSGDQARGASPQLSGDTKSENDPFCVSSVDSRSSTLSSSSSSSAESFSTLSALPEPVQEIKLELEEAIETLTRLQHGVSSSIASLMIFVSSKWRLQEHLEKSLEEIHRAVDHIKVSLGEFLAFAQGLKGNASNLTDNNLQARIKKQLEILMNSYKILTETREALNNCSWSLEALVLRKPQSNPDDLDRFVMVARTIPDDIKRFVSIIIANGKLLFRKSEKEQETKQPKVNPECKMAKQIPVPRRVEIESLQRNAPDKTIQSQVPLEKPEENSTEDCDYVQLQAQKVISGKEVAMKSTESNLKVLPCAKKTLNPSRQDLGRKIPLPEHCRLCFAALHKAIGVFTTSLRNQQPPEIFISHSKLIIMVGQKLVDSLCQETQERDARSDVLHSSSRFCSLLKNLALATKTAALKYPNAEATRELWEQTEELAKYTQQFRAMMD, from the exons ATGACAGCAATGGATGCAAAGCCAAGGAGCAACACAACTGCACAG cacagcctggccaAGGCGCTGTACGACAACAAGGCCGAGTGCTCGGACGAGCTGGCGTTCCGCAGGGGGGACATCCTGACGGTGCTGGAGCAGCACGTGCTGGGCAGCGAGGGCTGGTGGCGGTGCTCCCTGCACGGCCGCCACGGCCTGGCCCCCGCTAACCGCCTGCAGCTCCTGCCGGCCACCCCGGCCCAGAGTGACCAGCCCACGGAGCCGCCAGCGGGACACAACATCTACCAGGTGCCCTCCGTGCCCAAGGCCGCGGTGCTGTCGGCCACCTACGAGAAGATGGAGGGCTGGGTGCAGGCCCCGGCCAGAGGCTCGGCCGCTGCAGCCCAGGCCGTGTACCAGGTGCCGGCCCTGGCGGCGCAGCTGCTCAGCGAGAGGACCAAGCGCTCCGTACACCAG CACCTGTTCACTCTGCCGAGAGCCTGCCGGGCTTCAGCCCCAAACATCAGGGGTGAGGTGTACGATGTCCCCTCCGCACAGCGCCGTGGGTCCCTGCTCACACAG agcagtgccACTCCCCCCAGCACACAGAAGGGCTCCGTGCTGGGCAGATCCACTGAGAGCttccaggaggagcagaagcagctttacaacatcccatccaacccagaaaaagcaggagctggcagccagAAGGACTCAGCAGCAGGCAAT TTATATGACGTCCCTCCCAAAAGAGAACTCAATGactcagaaaataaatctcagaAAAAGTGCCGGGGCCATTACAACACTTTGCCAAACCCTCGGAAATCCGAATGGATCTACGATATTCCGGTATCCCCTGAAAATTCTGGATTCAAAGCAAACCCTCCTGGCCAGTCTGTGGAGAAGCAGGTGCTGTATGACATACCCCCAGCCAGGTACAAGGCTCCAGCCACAACCACGGAAGCCAAGGCTGGAAATCCACAGTTATACAACATTCCACCGAGCCAGCGGAAATTAACCCTTCCAGAAATCCCCCTTTACGACGTTCCATCCTCACGGGATGCGCTCCCCTTGCCACAGAACGGCAGCTGTGAGGTGCCCCTGAGTCTCCTGGCCCCCAAGGCTGAGAATCAGATCTCTGGGGAGAATGTTTATGACATTCCCAAAGGTTTGCCCAGCGCTGGGCACCCCaagaaagagatggaaaacaacAGCGATGGCTCTGGAGACCAAGCACGCGGCGCTTCTCCACAGCTCTCTGGGGACACCAAGTCAGAAAATGACCCTTTTTGTGTCTCTAGTGTggacagcagaagcagcactcTCTCCTCATCCTCCAGCTCTTCTGCTGAGTCGTTTTCTACTCTGTCAGCATTGCCAGAGCCTGTCCAAGAAATTAAACTGGAGCTGGAAGAAGCCATCGAGACCCTGACTCGGCTGCAGCACGGAGTGTCCAGCTCCATTGCCAGCTTAATGATCTTTGTGAGCAGCAAGTGGAGGTTGCAGGAGCACCTGGAGAAAAGCCTGGAGGAGATCCACAGAGCAGTGGACCACATAAAGGTGTCACTGGGAGAGTTCCTGGCCTTTGCTCAAGGCCTGAAGGGAAATGCCTCCAACCTCACTGATAACAACCTGCAGGCCAGGATTAAAAAACAGCTTGAAATCCTCATGAACTCCTACAAAATATTGACAGAAACAAGGGAAGCTCTCAACAACTGCAGCTGGTCCCTGGAGGCTTTGGTGCTCAGGAAGCCCCAGAGCAACCCTGATGACCTGGATCGCTTCGTTATGGTGGCCCGGACAATTCCAGACGATATCAAGAGGTTTGTGTCCATCATCATCGCCAACGGGAAGCTGCTCTTCAGGAAGAGTGAGAAGGAGCAAGAAACGAAGCAACCAAAAGTGAACCCAGAATGCAAAATGGCAAAACAAATCCCAGTGCCAAGAAGAGTAGAAATAGAGTCACTCCAGAGAAATGCTCCTGATAAAACCATCCAAAGCCAGGTCCCTTTGgagaaaccagaagaaaattcCACTGAGGATTGTGATTATGTCCAGTTACAG GCACAGAAAGTCATTTCAGGTAAAGAAGTAGCAATGAAGAGTACAGAGTCAAACCTGAAG GTTTTGCCATGTGCAAAAAAGACTCTGAATCCCAGCAGGCAGGACCTTGGCAGGAAAATCCCCCTCCCAGAGCACTGCAGGCTGTGCTTCGCTGCCCTGCACAAGGCGATCGGGGTGTTCACCACCAGCCTCCGCAACCAGCAGCCGCCCGAAATCTTCATCTCCCACAGCAAACTCATCATCATGGTGGGGCAGAAGCTGGTGGATTCTCTGTGCCAGGAGACCCAGGAGAGGGACGCCCGCAGCGACgtcctgcacagcagcagccgcTTCTGCAGCCTGCTCAAGAACCTGGCCCTGGCCACCAAAACCGCAGCCCTCAAATATCCCAACGCAGAGGCCaccagggagctgtgggagcagacGGAGGAGCTGGCCAAGTACACCCAGCAGTTCAGAGCCATGATGGACTGA